A stretch of Campylobacter showae DNA encodes these proteins:
- the tatC gene encoding twin-arginine translocase subunit TatC translates to MFEELKPHLVELRKRLFISVMTVIVMFVVCFSFWNQILDFIIAPLQNTLPDNQKMVFLEVQEPFFVAMKVAFFTGFLLSLPIIFWQFWLFVAPGLYENEKKYVIPFVISATFMFLVGAAFCYYVVVPIGFAFLINFGQQLFSAMLNIGGYVGFFTKLVIAFGIAFELPVITFFLAKLGLVDDKMLKNSFRYAIVVIFIFAAIMTPPDILSQFLMAVPLIGLYGLSIFIAARVNPAKDEEPEQETDEEKEDE, encoded by the coding sequence ATGTTTGAAGAGCTAAAACCGCATTTAGTAGAACTTAGAAAAAGGCTTTTCATCAGCGTCATGACCGTGATCGTGATGTTTGTAGTGTGCTTTAGCTTTTGGAATCAAATTTTAGACTTTATCATCGCGCCACTGCAAAACACCCTGCCCGATAACCAAAAAATGGTCTTTCTCGAGGTGCAAGAGCCATTTTTCGTAGCGATGAAGGTGGCGTTTTTTACGGGTTTTTTGCTTTCGCTACCGATTATTTTTTGGCAGTTTTGGCTGTTTGTAGCGCCGGGACTTTACGAAAACGAGAAAAAGTACGTAATCCCGTTTGTTATTTCGGCCACTTTTATGTTTTTAGTTGGCGCTGCGTTTTGCTACTACGTCGTCGTTCCTATCGGATTTGCTTTCCTTATAAATTTCGGCCAGCAGCTCTTTTCCGCGATGCTAAATATCGGCGGCTACGTCGGCTTTTTTACGAAACTGGTGATTGCATTTGGCATCGCGTTTGAGCTTCCGGTTATCACCTTTTTCCTCGCCAAACTCGGCCTAGTCGATGATAAGATGCTCAAAAACTCCTTCCGCTACGCTATCGTCGTGATTTTTATATTTGCCGCGATCATGACGCCTCCGGATATCCTCAGCCAGTTTTTGATGGCGGTGCCTCTCATCGGTCTTTACGGGCTTTCTATCTTTATAGCCGCCCGCGTAAATCCGGCTAAAGACGAAGAACCCGAGCAGGAAACCGACGAAGAAAAAGAGGACGAATAG
- the tatB gene encoding Sec-independent protein translocase protein TatB, producing the protein MFGMSLPEIIVIAVIAVLFLGPDKLPSAMVEIAKFFKTVKKTVNDAKSSFDQEIKIQELKEDAKKYKESIAKTTETVRKKLTFEELDELKKGVNDVTSGITDGLNDVKKSVEAVKNPGEAVKNAVLGDNEKKEA; encoded by the coding sequence ATGTTTGGCATGAGCTTACCCGAGATCATCGTCATAGCCGTCATCGCGGTATTATTTTTGGGGCCCGATAAGCTTCCTAGCGCGATGGTCGAGATAGCGAAATTTTTTAAAACCGTTAAAAAAACGGTCAATGACGCAAAAAGCAGCTTCGATCAAGAGATAAAAATCCAAGAACTCAAAGAGGACGCGAAAAAGTACAAAGAAAGTATCGCAAAAACCACTGAAACCGTGCGAAAAAAGCTCACCTTCGAGGAGCTTGACGAGCTCAAAAAAGGCGTAAACGACGTCACTAGCGGCATCACGGACGGCCTAAACGACGTAAAAAAGAGCGTCGAAGCGGTCAAAAACCCGGGCGAAGCGGTCAAAAACGCCGTTCTAGGCGATAACGAGAAAAAAGAGGCGTAA
- the hemW gene encoding radical SAM family heme chaperone HemW, with product MLLYVHIPFCESKCPYCAFGSVVGKRNLTSAYFDAMIADFRGQILKFDVKNGEIETLFIGGGTPSAVDGSYYERLFEAVAPYLAKDAEITAEANPNSASLAWLSQMKSYGVNRVSFGAQSFFEDKLKFLGRIHDARQIYEAIISAKTAGLENINVDLIYGTKLDTKKRLEQEAQNIRNLGVSHVSAYSLTLEENTPFAGKISYAKDSPRLAKFMIDRIEEVGLKQYEISNFGQICRHNLGYWQGKNYLAIGAYAVGFWRDHRFYNASNLNAYVKNPHAKKIENLSADELNLERIFLGARSIVGIWQNSLNAEQEQRARLLKNSGKLKFKNGRYYAKNFLTADEISLFIAG from the coding sequence ATGCTTCTTTACGTCCACATCCCTTTTTGCGAGAGCAAATGTCCATACTGCGCCTTTGGCTCGGTAGTGGGCAAACGAAATTTAACTAGCGCGTATTTTGACGCGATGATTGCGGATTTTAGGGGGCAAATTTTAAAATTTGACGTAAAAAACGGCGAGATCGAGACGCTTTTTATCGGCGGAGGGACGCCAAGCGCCGTGGACGGGAGCTACTACGAGCGACTATTTGAGGCGGTCGCGCCATATCTAGCAAAAGACGCCGAGATCACGGCGGAGGCAAATCCAAACTCGGCGAGCCTAGCGTGGCTCTCGCAGATGAAATCATACGGCGTAAATCGCGTAAGCTTCGGCGCTCAGAGCTTTTTTGAAGATAAACTCAAATTTCTCGGTCGCATCCACGACGCAAGACAGATCTATGAAGCCATCATAAGCGCCAAAACCGCGGGGCTAGAAAATATCAACGTAGATCTCATCTACGGTACGAAGCTAGATACCAAAAAACGCCTCGAGCAAGAGGCGCAAAACATCCGAAATCTAGGCGTTTCGCACGTATCGGCGTATTCGCTAACGCTTGAAGAAAATACCCCCTTTGCCGGCAAAATAAGCTACGCAAAAGATAGCCCGAGGCTTGCTAAATTTATGATAGACCGCATCGAGGAGGTCGGCCTAAAACAGTACGAAATCTCAAATTTCGGTCAAATTTGCAGGCATAATCTTGGCTACTGGCAGGGCAAAAACTACCTTGCCATCGGTGCTTACGCAGTCGGATTTTGGCGCGATCATCGCTTTTATAACGCTTCAAATTTAAACGCCTACGTCAAAAATCCGCACGCTAAAAAAATAGAAAATTTAAGCGCGGACGAGCTAAATTTAGAGCGGATATTTTTAGGCGCCAGAAGCATCGTCGGTATCTGGCAAAATAGCCTAAACGCCGAGCAAGAGCAAAGAGCGCGACTGCTAAAAAATAGCGGGAAATTAAAATTTAAAAACGGGCGATATTACGCCAAAAATTTCCTGACCGCGGATGAAATTTCTTTATTTATCGCGGGCTGA
- a CDS encoding helix-turn-helix transcriptional regulator, with protein sequence MKVEFKDILRANEQEIAQNSVRYGQSAWQEQDRKCKVEFFKGVSGASYCRSEIICNKSVKRRLERSAGYCFLLFNDARADAGLKAGKKTFCLKAGEFWMGRVDSGFEGICEYQSNNYTGRCIVLKNELARELAAFKNLGEENEICIQTAKINLAQSLILRELLAASEFEGKMREIFMEAKILELIHKSLGAPRTPEADEKKRDFSDEYVKILNKARQILLSDVQNPPSIKELARACATNEFKLKTGFKSYFGDTIYGLLATERLNAAKKLLERGDIGVSEAAKIVGYASAPHFAKIFREKFGILPTQILKQKKFYT encoded by the coding sequence ATGAAAGTCGAATTTAAAGATATTTTACGAGCAAACGAACAAGAAATCGCGCAAAATTCGGTGCGCTACGGACAAAGCGCGTGGCAAGAGCAAGATAGAAAATGCAAGGTCGAGTTTTTTAAAGGCGTAAGCGGCGCAAGCTACTGCAGAAGCGAAATAATCTGCAACAAAAGCGTAAAAAGACGGCTTGAAAGGAGCGCCGGCTACTGCTTTTTGCTCTTTAACGACGCAAGAGCGGACGCCGGACTTAAAGCGGGTAAAAAAACTTTTTGCCTAAAGGCCGGAGAGTTTTGGATGGGGCGCGTGGATAGCGGATTTGAGGGTATCTGTGAGTATCAGAGCAATAACTATACGGGACGATGTATCGTACTAAAAAACGAGCTGGCCCGCGAGCTAGCGGCATTTAAAAATCTAGGCGAAGAAAACGAAATCTGCATCCAAACGGCTAAGATAAATTTAGCCCAAAGCCTGATTTTACGGGAGCTTTTAGCTGCGAGTGAGTTTGAGGGTAAGATGCGCGAAATATTTATGGAAGCTAAAATTTTAGAGCTAATCCACAAAAGCTTAGGCGCGCCTAGAACGCCCGAAGCTGATGAAAAAAAGCGCGATTTTAGCGACGAATACGTAAAAATTTTAAATAAAGCAAGGCAAATTTTACTAAGCGACGTCCAAAATCCGCCCAGCATAAAAGAGCTAGCCAGAGCGTGCGCGACGAATGAATTTAAGCTAAAAACGGGCTTTAAAAGCTACTTTGGCGATACGATCTACGGGCTGCTAGCGACCGAGCGGCTAAACGCGGCAAAAAAACTTTTAGAGCGCGGGGATATCGGCGTGAGCGAAGCAGCAAAAATCGTCGGATACGCCAGCGCTCCGCACTTTGCAAAGATTTTTAGAGAAAAATTCGGCATTTTGCCAACGCAAATTTTAAAACAAAAGAAATTTTATACGTAA
- a CDS encoding TonB-dependent receptor domain-containing protein, which translates to MKSMPKISMLACLALSCAQAADEVKLNEVTVTSATGFEQNIKDAPASVSVISQKEIARRNHQDIESVVKDAPGVFGATLGAASRRGITMRGLGQKYTKILIDGRPATSDSAYRGLRAVGSAQNFLPPANTIERIEIVRGPMSSLYGSDAMGGVINIITKGFSNEFSGNVNGYYTLAGKSGINDDYQAGFYANGAVIPDVLGIALYGRYFHKFEDERVFTNRKNEDVNFGAKIMYNATENDEIALDLRRVVNKYERTEGKTLRRATGDNTSVAFEKMSGYTASLSHTGKYDKLLLESFLMHDNMKESGQQDLTLKTTTLNTKGTYFFDNNTLSLGAEYRRERLNEKATTADAANVKRYDFSLYGEDDFDVTDALTLTAGLRYNHDKDYGGHVSPRGYAVYHLSENLSLKGGVSAGYSTPDIKMRTDGLALPFAGGMGAQLGKSDLKPESSLNYEAGVAYGNESLNVSAMAFYTSIKDGLGTKPVCVARPGVPCVHNGKTYRRGIWESVNIGKAEVKGIELASDWQILSNLALHSSYVYTRSKQKSGAYEGKSLNNLPVHTVKIGLDYDMTPDLNFWTQMNYLGKTRAVYGSPGDEEIKDYTLFDAGASYKITKNASVNFSVYNIFNEYVTTKSGRYEILIADGVKYRLGFNVNF; encoded by the coding sequence ATGAAAAGTATGCCTAAAATTTCTATGCTAGCTTGCCTAGCACTATCTTGCGCGCAGGCGGCAGACGAAGTGAAACTAAACGAAGTTACCGTAACTAGCGCGACGGGTTTTGAGCAAAATATCAAAGACGCGCCCGCTTCCGTTTCGGTAATCTCGCAAAAAGAGATAGCCAGGCGCAATCATCAAGATATAGAAAGTGTCGTAAAAGACGCTCCGGGCGTTTTCGGCGCGACGCTGGGGGCGGCTAGCAGACGCGGTATCACTATGAGAGGCCTCGGTCAAAAATACACTAAAATTTTAATAGACGGTCGTCCTGCGACAAGCGATAGCGCGTATAGAGGGCTTCGCGCGGTCGGTAGCGCTCAAAATTTCCTCCCGCCGGCAAACACGATCGAGCGTATCGAAATCGTGCGAGGGCCGATGAGCTCGTTATACGGCTCGGATGCGATGGGAGGCGTCATAAACATCATCACCAAGGGCTTTTCAAACGAATTTAGCGGTAACGTAAACGGCTACTACACGCTTGCGGGCAAAAGCGGGATAAATGACGACTATCAGGCGGGATTTTACGCAAACGGCGCAGTGATCCCGGACGTGCTAGGCATCGCGCTTTACGGGCGGTATTTTCATAAATTTGAAGACGAGCGAGTCTTTACGAACCGCAAAAACGAGGACGTAAATTTCGGCGCGAAAATCATGTATAACGCCACCGAAAACGACGAAATAGCGCTTGATTTGCGCCGCGTAGTAAATAAATACGAGCGCACCGAAGGCAAGACGCTAAGAAGGGCTACCGGTGATAATACGAGCGTTGCGTTTGAAAAGATGAGCGGATATACCGCCTCGCTCTCGCATACGGGCAAATACGACAAGCTGCTGCTTGAAAGCTTTTTAATGCACGATAATATGAAAGAAAGCGGCCAGCAAGACCTCACGCTAAAAACGACGACGCTAAACACCAAAGGAACGTATTTTTTTGATAACAACACGCTAAGCCTTGGAGCCGAATACAGAAGAGAAAGGCTAAACGAAAAGGCAACGACCGCCGATGCCGCAAACGTAAAAAGGTATGATTTTTCGCTCTACGGCGAGGACGATTTTGACGTAACCGACGCGCTCACGCTAACTGCCGGTCTAAGATACAATCACGACAAAGACTACGGCGGACACGTATCGCCGCGCGGATATGCCGTATATCATCTAAGCGAAAATTTATCGCTAAAAGGCGGCGTATCGGCAGGCTACTCGACGCCTGATATCAAGATGCGAACCGACGGGCTTGCCCTGCCTTTTGCCGGCGGCATGGGAGCGCAGCTGGGTAAAAGCGACCTAAAACCCGAATCCAGCCTAAACTACGAGGCGGGCGTCGCGTACGGGAACGAGAGCCTTAACGTCTCGGCGATGGCGTTTTATACGAGCATAAAAGACGGTCTAGGCACGAAGCCCGTTTGCGTCGCGCGCCCGGGCGTTCCTTGCGTGCATAATGGCAAGACCTATAGGCGCGGCATCTGGGAGAGCGTAAATATCGGCAAAGCCGAAGTAAAAGGCATTGAACTAGCCTCAGACTGGCAGATACTATCAAATTTAGCCCTGCACTCAAGCTACGTTTACACTAGATCAAAGCAAAAATCGGGCGCGTACGAGGGCAAATCTCTAAACAATCTACCCGTACATACCGTAAAAATAGGGCTTGACTACGATATGACGCCTGATCTAAATTTTTGGACGCAGATGAACTATCTAGGCAAAACCAGAGCCGTTTACGGATCGCCGGGAGACGAGGAGATAAAGGATTATACGCTATTTGACGCTGGCGCAAGCTACAAGATAACTAAAAATGCGAGCGTAAATTTTAGCGTTTATAATATCTTTAACGAATACGTAACGACAAAATCGGGACGCTATGAAATTTTGATCGCCGACGGGGTTAAATATAGACTCGGATTTAACGTAAATTTTTAA
- a CDS encoding PepSY-associated TM helix domain-containing protein, which yields MPFLKKKKFWFNVHLILSLACVLPLLIVALSGAVISYHDEIIDLANSQKTFVKRGEKELSTREILDIFKAKEPNFTLSYYKINSNANHALGISGTNAKGEFKSYFINQYTGEITGENFGDKFIGLMLNLHTNLGLGLSKNETLRLIGKHIVAICSIALVVLVISGLIIYYPSFKTKFIRAFTLKIKAKGYAFLYSLHGFAGVYLCLFLAFISVTGLYWSYDWAAKLVNNALGEKEIFRKKSFTQVRGFSLEDEGKIANLEAAIDIFKRDREDYELFNVITQEDGENFMIFYFDKGLEEDDKVNTMTINAAKGQIIRHARFDDAKSSMPRPFAIHKAVLSLHSGYFLGAVGKIIFCLASASVLFFVISGFWMSLKRLKR from the coding sequence ATGCCGTTTTTAAAGAAAAAGAAATTTTGGTTTAACGTCCATTTGATTTTAAGCCTAGCCTGTGTTTTGCCGCTACTTATTGTCGCTCTTAGCGGCGCGGTCATATCCTATCACGACGAGATTATAGACCTTGCAAACTCGCAAAAAACCTTCGTCAAGCGAGGCGAAAAAGAGCTTAGCACGAGAGAAATTTTAGATATTTTTAAAGCTAAGGAACCAAATTTTACGCTTAGCTACTACAAGATAAACTCGAACGCAAATCACGCTCTAGGCATATCCGGCACGAATGCTAAAGGCGAGTTTAAGTCGTATTTTATAAACCAATACACGGGCGAGATAACGGGTGAAAATTTCGGCGATAAATTTATCGGACTGATGCTAAATTTACATACTAACTTAGGCCTTGGACTTAGCAAAAACGAGACGCTACGGCTTATAGGCAAGCATATCGTCGCGATTTGTTCTATCGCTTTGGTGGTCTTGGTTATATCTGGATTGATAATCTATTATCCTAGTTTTAAAACTAAATTTATACGTGCGTTTACTTTAAAAATCAAGGCCAAAGGCTATGCGTTTTTATACAGCCTGCACGGATTTGCGGGCGTTTATCTTTGTTTATTTTTGGCTTTTATAAGCGTTACGGGGCTTTACTGGTCGTATGACTGGGCGGCAAAGCTCGTAAATAACGCGCTTGGCGAAAAAGAAATTTTTAGAAAAAAGAGCTTTACACAGGTAAGGGGATTTTCGCTGGAGGACGAGGGCAAGATAGCAAATTTAGAGGCCGCGATAGATATTTTTAAACGAGATAGAGAGGATTACGAGCTTTTTAACGTCATCACGCAAGAAGACGGCGAAAATTTTATGATATTTTACTTTGACAAAGGGTTAGAAGAGGACGATAAGGTAAATACGATGACGATAAACGCCGCTAAGGGGCAAATCATCAGGCATGCGAGGTTTGACGACGCGAAAAGTTCGATGCCTAGACCTTTTGCGATTCATAAAGCGGTTTTGAGCTTGCATTCGGGATATTTTTTGGGTGCGGTCGGTAAAATTATATTTTGTTTGGCTTCGGCGTCGGTTTTGTTTTTCGTTATAAGCGGCTTTTGGATGAGCTTAAAACGGCTCAAAAGATAA
- a CDS encoding RNA pyrophosphohydrolase, which yields MEKKYRPNVAAVILAPSYPFDCRIFIAQRCDMTGIWQFPQGGIDDGETPREALKRELKEEIGTDDVDVLSEYPQWLSYDFPEGTTSRKFYNFDGQTQKYFLVRLRPSAKININTKKPEFDEYRFINSSEVLSDVNHFKKPIYGKVIGYFKEKGFI from the coding sequence ATGGAAAAGAAATATAGACCAAACGTCGCGGCGGTCATACTTGCGCCCTCTTATCCGTTTGATTGCAGGATATTTATCGCGCAAAGGTGCGATATGACGGGTATCTGGCAGTTCCCACAGGGCGGTATAGACGACGGCGAGACGCCGCGCGAGGCTCTAAAAAGAGAGCTCAAAGAGGAGATAGGTACGGACGACGTGGACGTGCTTAGCGAGTATCCGCAGTGGCTCAGCTACGACTTCCCTGAGGGTACGACGAGTAGGAAATTTTATAACTTTGACGGGCAGACGCAAAAGTATTTTTTAGTGCGGCTAAGACCTAGCGCGAAGATAAATATAAACACCAAAAAGCCCGAATTTGACGAATATAGATTTATAAACTCAAGCGAGGTTTTGAGCGACGTAAACCACTTCAAAAAGCCGATCTACGGTAAGGTTATCGGCTACTTTAAAGAGAAAGGATTTATTTAA
- a CDS encoding aspartate kinase: MLIVQKYGGTSVGTLERIENVAARVIETKKSGADVVVVVSAMSGVTNQLVDYALHYTKDPDGVAMDMLLSSGERVTCALLTIALINLGYPAVGLSGRLAGIITDSVHTKARIEAIDTKRMKEELKAGKIIVVAGFQGIDEKGDVTTLGRGGSDLSAVAIAGALNADLCEIYTDVDGVYTTDPRIEPKAKKLDKISYDEMLELASLGAKVLQNRSVELAKKLNVNLVTRSSFNHNEGTLITKEESMEAVLVSGIALDKNQARVTLRGVVDKPGIAAEIFTALAEKNINVDMIIQNVGQDGTTNLGFTIPQNELHVAKECMDKLSASREILYNDEIVKVSVVGVGMKSHTGVASLAFQTLANEGINIQMISTSEIKISMIVDQKYGELAVRALHEAYKLDK; this comes from the coding sequence ATGTTAATCGTCCAAAAATACGGCGGCACGAGCGTTGGGACGCTTGAGAGGATAGAAAACGTCGCCGCGAGAGTGATAGAAACTAAAAAAAGCGGCGCGGACGTCGTGGTCGTGGTCTCGGCGATGAGCGGCGTGACTAATCAGCTGGTGGACTACGCCTTGCACTACACCAAAGACCCAGACGGCGTAGCAATGGATATGTTGCTTAGCTCCGGCGAGCGCGTTACCTGCGCACTTTTAACGATAGCACTGATAAATTTAGGCTATCCCGCAGTTGGTCTAAGCGGTAGGCTAGCTGGCATCATCACCGATAGCGTGCATACTAAGGCTAGGATCGAGGCGATAGATACTAAGCGTATGAAAGAGGAGCTAAAGGCGGGCAAGATCATCGTAGTAGCGGGCTTTCAGGGTATAGACGAAAAGGGCGACGTGACGACTTTGGGACGCGGCGGTAGCGACCTTAGCGCCGTGGCGATCGCGGGCGCGCTGAATGCGGATCTTTGTGAGATTTACACCGACGTAGACGGAGTTTATACCACCGATCCTCGCATAGAGCCAAAGGCCAAAAAGCTAGATAAAATCAGCTACGACGAGATGCTAGAGCTTGCGAGCCTAGGCGCAAAAGTGCTGCAAAACCGCTCAGTCGAGCTAGCTAAAAAGCTAAACGTAAATTTAGTCACCAGAAGCAGCTTTAATCACAACGAAGGAACACTAATAACAAAGGAAGAGAGTATGGAAGCAGTACTAGTAAGCGGTATCGCGCTAGATAAAAACCAAGCTAGAGTAACTTTAAGAGGCGTGGTCGATAAGCCGGGTATCGCGGCAGAGATTTTCACCGCGCTTGCAGAAAAAAACATAAACGTAGATATGATAATCCAAAACGTAGGCCAGGATGGCACTACGAATTTGGGCTTTACTATACCGCAAAACGAGCTTCACGTCGCAAAGGAGTGCATGGATAAGCTAAGCGCGTCTAGGGAAATTTTATACAACGACGAGATAGTCAAGGTCTCAGTTGTTGGCGTTGGTATGAAAAGCCACACGGGAGTTGCTTCGCTAGCATTCCAGACGCTGGCAAACGAGGGTATAAATATCCAAATGATCTCGACTAGTGAGATAAAAATCTCGATGATAGTCGATCAAAAATACGGCGAGCTAGCGGTTCGCGCACTACACGAAGCTTATAAACTCGATAAATGA
- a CDS encoding HobA family DNA replication regulator: MSDFIKWTLEAIREEGSLMSWMEERRTEWTPLLASKLKFLLEGRAFILITDSERGWFEEYFLKNINKPTNARPVLPFFSLKALYPSFENIGSKEEVSLLLDMLSLAFPNGYVFFYIGKSAEKSSQIAKGKDDSYMWLFDEQAQNSFYLSSSDGALDIKLLSLFRLFDKSIDAALFAKVTL, translated from the coding sequence ATGAGCGATTTTATAAAATGGACGCTCGAGGCGATCCGCGAGGAGGGCTCGCTGATGAGCTGGATGGAGGAGAGGCGCACCGAGTGGACGCCTCTGCTCGCCTCGAAGCTTAAATTTTTACTAGAAGGGCGCGCGTTTATTCTGATAACCGATAGCGAGCGCGGATGGTTTGAAGAGTATTTTTTAAAAAATATAAACAAACCGACAAACGCCCGCCCTGTGTTGCCCTTTTTCTCACTAAAGGCGCTTTATCCATCTTTTGAAAATATCGGCTCAAAAGAGGAGGTCTCGCTGCTTTTAGATATGCTTAGTCTTGCTTTTCCAAACGGCTACGTGTTTTTTTACATCGGCAAAAGCGCTGAAAAAAGCTCGCAGATCGCCAAAGGCAAGGACGATAGCTACATGTGGCTTTTTGATGAGCAGGCGCAAAATAGCTTTTATCTAAGCTCCTCCGACGGTGCGCTAGATATCAAGCTTTTGTCGCTGTTTAGGCTCTTTGATAAGAGCATAGACGCTGCTTTATTTGCGAAAGTAACGCTTTAA
- a CDS encoding DNA polymerase III subunit delta', which produces MRSKIVITSDFEALKEEILGLYGVNSVRFFFTEDFLLENAKEVAAEAYIAESEPKLLVLCAKNFRVEAQNSLLKIIEEPPKNIFFIIACESKNMLLPTVRSRLVTENRLEKKQREKTGLDYKRLELKEICAFIDEKSALERSEKLGKNDLKELIAAIALEATAQGVKFSAEELEYFFKAVRLAELNTKTHALLTPILLMIYEKGLR; this is translated from the coding sequence ATGCGAAGCAAAATCGTAATCACGAGCGATTTTGAAGCCTTAAAAGAGGAAATTTTAGGGCTTTACGGCGTAAATTCGGTTAGATTTTTTTTCACCGAGGACTTTTTGCTAGAAAACGCAAAAGAGGTCGCCGCCGAGGCATATATCGCGGAGAGCGAGCCTAAACTACTGGTCTTGTGCGCTAAAAATTTCCGTGTCGAGGCTCAAAACTCTCTACTAAAAATCATCGAAGAGCCGCCTAAAAATATCTTTTTTATCATCGCCTGCGAGTCGAAAAATATGCTCCTGCCAACCGTTCGCTCGCGCCTAGTTACCGAAAACAGGCTCGAAAAAAAGCAACGAGAAAAAACGGGGCTAGATTACAAACGTCTCGAGCTAAAAGAAATTTGTGCGTTTATCGATGAAAAATCAGCTCTCGAGCGCTCCGAAAAGCTTGGCAAAAACGATCTAAAAGAGCTAATCGCCGCGATAGCTCTGGAGGCTACGGCGCAGGGGGTCAAATTTAGCGCCGAAGAGCTTGAGTATTTTTTCAAAGCCGTGCGCCTAGCCGAGCTAAATACCAAAACTCACGCGCTTCTTACGCCGATACTTCTCATGATTTACGAAAAAGGGCTTAGATGA
- the folP gene encoding dihydropteroate synthase translates to MKIFKINPQTDFNEICEIIRPSDEGRNLMKKKSAINFFLIKDLRSPAANILKQDALSVGAELVTNRDVILGGANSAALLIATDAQVQALAKKEAAQDFGLKKLAKFLKSPFKKPQQAQIMGVVNVNEDSFNAASRVNEKSGIERIEAMIEQGAEYIDVGAVSSRPGSKYVGREIEFARLEKILAEIYRLNLHEKAIFSLDSFDPYCLECALNHGFKMINDITGDVSLCALAARYGASYCLMHMQNSPENMQDNPHYEDLLGEIDAFFEAKIAAANELGCRDIVLDVGIGFGKTAEQNMILIKNLEHFLRFGLPLLAGASRKSVINFYSPSEIKDRLPGSLYLHLEAFKNGAQIIRTHDVAEHAQMFRLENAMRKLAAW, encoded by the coding sequence ATGAAAATTTTTAAAATCAATCCTCAGACCGACTTTAACGAGATTTGCGAGATTATCCGTCCTAGCGACGAGGGGCGAAATTTGATGAAAAAAAAGTCGGCGATCAACTTTTTTTTGATTAAAGATTTACGCTCACCTGCCGCAAATATCCTAAAGCAAGATGCGCTAAGCGTAGGCGCGGAGCTCGTGACTAACCGTGACGTGATTCTGGGCGGCGCAAACTCTGCCGCACTCCTCATTGCCACCGATGCGCAGGTGCAGGCACTTGCCAAAAAAGAGGCCGCGCAGGATTTCGGACTAAAAAAATTGGCTAAATTTTTAAAATCTCCGTTTAAAAAACCGCAGCAAGCGCAGATTATGGGCGTCGTAAACGTAAATGAGGATAGCTTTAACGCCGCAAGCCGAGTGAACGAAAAAAGCGGCATCGAGAGAATCGAAGCGATGATCGAACAGGGTGCCGAGTATATCGACGTGGGCGCGGTTAGCTCGCGTCCTGGTAGCAAATACGTCGGACGCGAGATTGAGTTTGCCAGGCTTGAAAAGATACTCGCCGAAATTTACCGCTTAAATTTGCACGAAAAGGCGATATTTAGCCTAGATAGCTTTGATCCATACTGCCTAGAGTGCGCGCTAAATCACGGTTTTAAGATGATAAACGATATCACGGGCGACGTTAGCCTCTGTGCTCTAGCGGCGCGCTACGGCGCGAGCTACTGCCTCATGCATATGCAAAATAGCCCCGAAAATATGCAGGATAATCCGCATTATGAGGATTTGCTAGGCGAGATAGACGCGTTTTTCGAGGCTAAAATCGCTGCCGCAAATGAGCTTGGATGCCGCGATATCGTGCTAGACGTGGGTATCGGCTTTGGCAAGACGGCGGAGCAAAATATGATTTTGATAAAAAATTTGGAGCATTTTTTACGCTTCGGTTTACCGCTTTTAGCTGGCGCTAGCCGCAAATCGGTCATAAATTTTTATAGCCCCAGCGAGATCAAAGACCGCTTGCCCGGCAGCCTTTATCTGCATCTTGAGGCCTTTAAAAACGGCGCTCAGATCATCCGCACGCACGACGTGGCCGAGCATGCGCAGATGTTCAGGCTGGAAAACGCGATGAGAAAGCTCGCGGCATGGTAA